In one Candidatus Nitronereus thalassa genomic region, the following are encoded:
- the yihA gene encoding ribosome biogenesis GTP-binding protein YihA/YsxC, whose protein sequence is MKIHSAEFELSCVKPEQYPRERLLEVAFVGRSNVGKSSTINSLLNRKKLSKVSVTPGKTQTLNFFRIKTADKIIPDMFFVDLPGYGYAKVSKSVRQQWGPMIERYLSEREQLFAVVQLVDSRGVEAHDVTTYEWLCHIGHPPIVVTTKVDKLNRSQRNPCLTKLCQSLQLPNPDDVILYSAKTNEGRLELWKAIRERRETAE, encoded by the coding sequence ATGAAAATTCACTCTGCAGAATTTGAGCTGAGTTGCGTGAAGCCCGAACAGTATCCCCGCGAACGATTGCTTGAAGTCGCGTTTGTGGGTCGATCGAATGTGGGCAAATCATCTACGATTAACTCGTTATTGAACCGGAAAAAACTTTCCAAGGTGAGCGTCACGCCGGGGAAGACCCAAACGCTCAACTTTTTTCGGATCAAGACGGCGGACAAGATTATCCCGGACATGTTTTTTGTGGATTTGCCTGGCTATGGATATGCAAAAGTCTCAAAATCCGTGAGGCAGCAATGGGGACCGATGATCGAACGCTATTTGTCCGAGCGCGAACAATTATTTGCGGTGGTCCAGTTGGTGGATTCTCGCGGAGTAGAAGCCCATGATGTGACCACATACGAATGGTTATGTCATATCGGTCATCCGCCCATCGTGGTCACCACCAAAGTCGACAAGCTTAACCGCAGCCAGCGAAATCCTTGCCTGACAAAACTATGCCAGTCGCTTCAACTCCCAAATCCTGATGATGTGATTTTGTATTCTGCGAAAACGAATGAAGGCCGGCTAGAACTCTGGAAGGCAATCCGCGAGCGACGGGAAACCGCAGAGTAA
- a CDS encoding peptidylprolyl isomerase, with amino-acid sequence MRKAVVSFLGYFLGVLWLLVWPAGVVLAQPINDGIAAIVNNEVITLSELETELRDETIRLRARYNGKELEQRLMHKEFDVLNRIIERKLQLQEAKAKGIRVTEEELDQAIEELRQSQPVVADSTPRSRLREELVLRRMLDFEVRRRLMVSPEEVRSYYTKSQAEFTAPAEYHLRQILLKPGLGESSADVLERAQSLVQQLKEGAVFSDLAKNHSEGTESILGGDLGFMRKEELLGPLARAVGDMVAGEVSAPVETELGVHILMLEETKPGEPLPFEDVKEAIKNNLFQRKTRDVRQEWLSNLKDKAYIEIRFK; translated from the coding sequence TTGAGAAAAGCCGTCGTCTCTTTTTTAGGATATTTCTTGGGAGTGCTCTGGTTGTTGGTGTGGCCGGCGGGTGTTGTGCTGGCCCAACCCATCAACGACGGCATTGCTGCTATCGTGAATAACGAAGTTATCACGCTTTCCGAACTCGAAACAGAATTGCGAGATGAAACGATTCGGCTCCGGGCACGGTATAATGGCAAGGAACTCGAGCAACGGTTGATGCATAAGGAGTTCGATGTCCTCAACCGGATTATTGAGCGCAAGTTACAGCTGCAAGAAGCCAAAGCCAAAGGAATTCGTGTTACAGAGGAGGAGCTCGACCAAGCCATCGAGGAGTTACGGCAAAGCCAGCCGGTGGTGGCGGACTCGACTCCCAGGTCGCGTCTTCGTGAAGAATTGGTCCTGCGTCGGATGCTGGACTTTGAAGTACGGCGACGGCTCATGGTGTCTCCAGAAGAAGTCCGCAGTTATTACACCAAGTCGCAAGCAGAATTCACGGCTCCCGCAGAATATCATCTCCGGCAAATCTTACTGAAACCTGGTTTAGGAGAATCGAGTGCAGATGTGTTGGAGCGTGCGCAATCGCTCGTACAGCAACTCAAAGAGGGAGCTGTGTTCTCAGACTTGGCGAAGAATCATTCCGAAGGAACAGAAAGTATTCTTGGTGGGGATTTAGGGTTCATGCGAAAAGAAGAATTATTAGGCCCCTTAGCGCGGGCAGTGGGGGATATGGTTGCCGGCGAGGTGAGCGCGCCCGTGGAAACCGAATTGGGTGTGCATATTCTTATGCTGGAAGAAACGAAACCAGGCGAACCTCTCCCCTTTGAAGACGTGAAGGAGGCGATTAAAAATAATTTGTTTCAACGAAAGACTCGCGACGTTCGACAAGAATGGTTGTCGAACTTAAAGGACAAAGCGTACATTGAAATTCGTTTTAAGTAG
- the rfaE2 gene encoding D-glycero-beta-D-manno-heptose 1-phosphate adenylyltransferase, with protein MANKILTPQTLPSILQRRQRSGERVVFTNGCFDLLHIGHIRYLQAARVLGDLLVVAVNSDDSVRSLAKGPGRPLIPAAQRMEVLAALTCVDYVLQFDEPTPFQIIETLQPDVLVKGGDWSVEHIVGKDVVEGRGGMVKSIPLIPDVSTTLIIERIQQMHMNADKSRKTATRQASVNPSLPDPTTTS; from the coding sequence ATGGCAAATAAAATCCTAACCCCCCAAACCCTTCCAAGTATTCTTCAACGCCGGCAACGGAGTGGAGAGCGCGTGGTTTTTACGAACGGATGTTTCGATTTGCTTCACATCGGGCACATTCGTTACCTTCAGGCCGCCAGAGTATTGGGAGATCTTTTGGTGGTGGCAGTCAATAGTGATGACTCGGTGCGATCCTTGGCCAAGGGCCCAGGCCGACCCCTGATTCCCGCTGCGCAGCGGATGGAGGTGCTGGCCGCATTAACCTGTGTAGATTATGTTCTGCAGTTTGACGAGCCCACGCCCTTTCAGATTATCGAGACCCTTCAGCCGGATGTTCTTGTGAAGGGAGGGGATTGGTCCGTTGAACACATTGTCGGAAAAGATGTGGTCGAGGGGCGAGGCGGAATGGTAAAAAGCATTCCCCTGATCCCCGATGTCTCCACTACGTTAATCATTGAACGGATTCAACAAATGCACATGAATGCTGATAAATCTCGTAAGACAGCGACGCGACAAGCTTCCGTGAATCCATCCCTACCTGATCCAACCACGACTTCATAA
- the mfd gene encoding transcription-repair coupling factor gives MSIRTLEIETFQSVVEALGDSTAKPFLVGPHGESLAFTISLLANNLSGPGSSAMPLKNSLPLSWIILTPTQEEAAQLYQDLRFFYTLFGRAAETLAFFPNRGTMPYEDTAPSEDLVAQRMRTLFRLQEQKPTLVITTPEAVLQRLVPHSIFQQSCLTLKVGSVIDREPFITQLLRLGYRRVSVVEIPGEFSVRGGIVDIFSTAESEPYRIEFLGDSVESTRRFDPVSQESTETVSLVQILPAREYLVPPDRMEAELPIWTPDAEWRSPELYPSMDTLRDYFSEAPMMFLDRPLNLAHEAQTLWEGLLEAWEQQEQSSTGPPYPEPDAHFLIWEEFLGLMASSPMIATDVVPPVEGEWSPVISVSFQSPKSVGLGLRGTSFTETLKILERLRLQGPVTVVVRSAGQVGRLLALFAEHQAPAMEGKPPLKSITTEREPFYIQQGYLSSGFLVQDTPFAIVTEDDLFAKVSRHRPQPKSKTAAFLSSLEDLNAGDYVVHVQHGISRYNGLRHLSVQGFESDYLILEFAGKDTLYVPLDRINQVQKYRGGEHTAPKLDRLGGTSWAKTKARVKKGIEDMTNELVELYASREVTTRRIYSEDSTLAHEFEAAFDYEETPDQIKAIEDIQRDLELAKPMDRLVCGDVGYGKTEVAMRAAFKAVQDNRQVAVLVPTTLLAQQHYETFCRRFAPFPVRVGILSRFQSPKEVKALLPDLASGVVDIVIGTHRVLQKNVQFKNLGLVIIDEEQWFGVRHKERMKQLRTQVDVLTLTATPIPRTLQMAFSGVRDLSVIETPPSGRLAIRTHVLRFNPTVIREAIRRELARAGQIFFVHNRVQSMERIATWLQDLVPEARILMAHGQMNEHVLEGVMLKFFHGEADILVASAIIQSGLDVPRANTILVDRADTFGLAQLYQLRGRVGRAGDQAYAYFFFPNEEVLTTDAQKRLMAIQEFAELGSGFRIAAADLEIRGAGNLLGKQQSGNMAAVGLDLYMQMVEQAVQKMKGQEVEEELDPTLHLNVSAFIPDDYVEDAHQRLSLYKRLSASQKIGDLALLHEETQDRYGPLPDAVERLFEVMQIRLFAKKLRLESLEVNKGKITLTLDAKATIPQESLDWLMQYTEDTIQFLSPQSLAIQTGHEEWGGQVEELNRILQGLLNAPQESVQV, from the coding sequence ATGTCAATCCGCACCTTAGAAATCGAAACCTTCCAATCCGTGGTAGAAGCTTTAGGCGATTCGACCGCTAAGCCCTTTCTAGTTGGGCCTCATGGCGAAAGTTTAGCATTCACCATCAGTTTGTTGGCCAACAATTTATCTGGGCCAGGCTCCTCGGCTATGCCCCTGAAGAATTCCCTTCCGTTATCCTGGATTATTCTAACGCCGACTCAGGAAGAAGCCGCGCAGCTGTATCAGGATCTGCGTTTCTTTTATACCTTGTTTGGCCGCGCCGCCGAGACGCTAGCTTTTTTCCCGAATCGGGGGACCATGCCCTATGAAGACACTGCGCCTTCGGAGGATTTGGTGGCCCAACGAATGCGAACCCTCTTCCGGCTTCAGGAGCAGAAGCCGACGCTGGTCATCACTACACCGGAAGCTGTGCTGCAACGCCTCGTGCCTCATTCAATCTTTCAACAATCGTGCCTGACGTTAAAGGTTGGCAGTGTGATCGATCGAGAGCCATTCATCACGCAGCTTCTCAGGCTTGGCTATCGTCGGGTTTCGGTGGTGGAAATTCCCGGTGAATTTAGCGTGCGTGGGGGGATCGTCGATATTTTTTCCACGGCAGAAAGCGAGCCCTATCGTATCGAGTTTCTCGGCGATTCCGTGGAATCCACACGACGCTTCGACCCGGTTTCGCAAGAATCAACGGAGACAGTCTCTCTCGTCCAAATATTGCCGGCACGAGAATATCTCGTTCCTCCCGATCGAATGGAGGCGGAGCTTCCGATTTGGACGCCTGATGCCGAATGGCGATCCCCGGAGCTTTATCCATCGATGGACACATTGCGGGACTATTTTTCAGAAGCTCCCATGATGTTCCTGGATCGTCCATTGAACCTGGCGCATGAAGCGCAAACTCTGTGGGAAGGGTTGTTGGAAGCATGGGAACAACAGGAGCAATCATCTACCGGTCCGCCTTATCCTGAACCGGATGCGCACTTTTTGATTTGGGAGGAGTTTCTAGGGTTGATGGCCTCGAGTCCGATGATAGCCACCGATGTGGTCCCACCGGTGGAGGGAGAATGGAGCCCGGTGATTTCCGTCTCGTTTCAATCGCCAAAAAGCGTGGGACTGGGTTTGCGTGGCACCTCATTTACCGAGACCTTAAAAATTCTCGAACGTCTGCGCCTGCAAGGTCCGGTGACGGTGGTGGTTCGTTCGGCAGGCCAGGTTGGTCGACTGCTGGCGTTATTCGCAGAGCATCAGGCACCAGCAATGGAAGGCAAACCGCCCTTGAAATCAATTACGACAGAGCGCGAACCATTTTACATTCAGCAAGGATATCTTTCTTCAGGATTTTTGGTTCAAGATACGCCCTTTGCCATTGTGACCGAAGACGACTTGTTCGCCAAAGTCTCGCGGCATCGGCCACAACCCAAAAGTAAAACCGCGGCCTTTCTCTCTTCACTCGAAGACCTCAATGCCGGCGATTACGTCGTGCATGTGCAACATGGCATCAGCCGGTACAACGGCCTTCGCCATTTGTCGGTGCAGGGCTTCGAAAGCGACTATTTGATTTTGGAATTCGCGGGCAAGGATACCTTGTATGTGCCGCTCGATCGCATCAACCAAGTACAGAAATATCGAGGTGGCGAGCACACCGCGCCGAAGCTCGACCGGCTGGGCGGGACGAGTTGGGCCAAAACCAAAGCGCGTGTGAAAAAAGGCATCGAGGACATGACCAACGAATTGGTCGAATTGTATGCCAGTCGTGAAGTCACCACGCGGAGGATCTATTCGGAAGACTCGACCTTGGCTCATGAGTTTGAGGCAGCGTTCGATTATGAAGAAACGCCTGATCAAATCAAGGCCATCGAAGATATTCAACGGGATTTAGAATTGGCCAAACCCATGGATCGATTGGTCTGCGGGGACGTGGGATATGGGAAAACCGAGGTGGCCATGCGCGCCGCATTCAAAGCCGTCCAAGATAATCGGCAAGTCGCGGTGTTGGTGCCTACCACGCTTCTCGCACAACAACATTATGAAACCTTTTGCCGCCGATTCGCACCCTTCCCGGTTCGCGTGGGTATTCTCTCGCGGTTTCAAAGCCCCAAGGAAGTGAAAGCGTTGTTGCCGGATTTGGCGTCGGGCGTAGTCGACATTGTGATTGGCACGCACCGCGTGTTGCAAAAAAACGTGCAGTTTAAAAACTTGGGCCTGGTCATCATCGACGAAGAACAATGGTTTGGGGTGCGACACAAGGAGCGGATGAAGCAGCTACGCACGCAAGTGGATGTTCTCACGCTGACGGCGACGCCTATCCCGCGAACGCTGCAAATGGCGTTTTCCGGTGTGCGCGATTTATCGGTGATTGAAACTCCCCCTTCCGGCCGTCTGGCGATTCGCACTCATGTCCTCCGGTTCAATCCGACCGTGATTCGTGAGGCCATTCGTCGGGAACTGGCCCGCGCCGGACAAATCTTTTTTGTGCACAATCGCGTGCAAAGCATGGAACGGATTGCTACGTGGCTTCAGGACCTGGTGCCCGAGGCGCGCATTCTCATGGCCCATGGCCAAATGAATGAACATGTGCTGGAAGGCGTCATGTTAAAATTCTTCCATGGGGAAGCGGATATCCTCGTCGCCTCGGCCATTATTCAATCCGGGCTAGACGTGCCGCGAGCCAATACGATTCTGGTGGATCGTGCCGATACGTTTGGATTGGCACAGTTGTACCAATTACGGGGTCGCGTGGGGCGAGCGGGCGATCAGGCCTATGCCTATTTCTTTTTCCCAAATGAGGAAGTCCTGACTACGGATGCGCAGAAACGACTTATGGCCATCCAGGAATTTGCTGAGCTGGGATCAGGGTTTCGCATTGCCGCGGCCGATTTGGAAATTCGCGGGGCCGGCAATTTACTCGGCAAGCAGCAATCTGGAAACATGGCCGCCGTAGGCCTTGACCTCTATATGCAGATGGTGGAGCAAGCCGTACAGAAAATGAAAGGGCAAGAGGTTGAAGAAGAACTCGATCCGACCTTGCACTTGAATGTCTCGGCCTTCATTCCAGATGATTACGTTGAAGATGCCCATCAACGTCTTTCTCTCTATAAACGATTATCAGCCAGCCAAAAAATTGGCGACCTCGCGCTTTTACACGAAGAAACGCAGGATCGATATGGCCCATTACCGGATGCAGTCGAACGGTTGTTTGAAGTCATGCAGATTCGGCTCTTTGCTAAAAAACTGCGACTGGAATCGTTGGAAGTGAACAAAGGAAAAATTACGCTGACCCTCGACGCCAAGGCCACCATTCCGCAAGAAAGCCTTGATTGGCTCATGCAATATACGGAAGACACCATTCAGTTTCTTTCTCCCCAATCGCTCGCCATTCAGACCGGCCATGAAGAATGGGGTGGGCAGGTGGAGGAGTTAAATAGGATTCTTCAAGGTCTTCTCAATGCACCACAGGAATCGGTGCAAGTTTAA
- a CDS encoding DASS family sodium-coupled anion symporter, protein MNRRHRVTEHKSESKRKAGLLVAPSLATLVYLAPFPNLPNQAHLLAAILTWVVISWITEAIPLAMTSLLGASFCVVAGLGSVTSVFSAFAHPIIFLFIGSFFLAEAFVVHQLDRRFAVWLLSLPLVNAKPGRLFLAMGLATALLSMWISNTAAVAIMVPMALGILSTLRHDPLPTPYESGVMLLLAYGAAAGGIATMIGTPPNLIGVGLLSQQAGISLSFFEWFSIGFPLTCVMFLLIYIVLTWLHPPPREFPALSGRIHALTQEQGAWTSGQRNTCLALGLAVGGWIVPGLLAIVLGRDAELVIWLNARFPKELVPIFASGLLFILPVNFKAAEFTLTWAQAKNINWGTILLFGGGLAFGHLMVKTGLANIIGQELVTVFGGQTLWNLTAVAIGAALILTEIASNTASASMLVPVVIAIAEAAGVSPIPPTLGVCLAASLAFVLPVSTPPNAIVYGTGLVPIQHMLRAGLLLDIMGAILIWTTLWLLCPLLGLA, encoded by the coding sequence GTGAATCGAAGACATAGGGTCACAGAACACAAGTCGGAATCAAAGCGGAAAGCCGGGCTCCTTGTGGCTCCCTCGCTCGCGACACTCGTCTATCTTGCTCCTTTCCCCAACTTGCCCAATCAAGCCCACCTGTTAGCTGCTATTTTGACGTGGGTGGTCATTTCATGGATCACCGAAGCGATTCCCTTGGCCATGACCTCCTTGTTAGGGGCCTCCTTTTGTGTCGTCGCGGGACTCGGGTCGGTCACATCCGTGTTCTCCGCCTTTGCCCATCCAATTATTTTTCTTTTTATTGGAAGTTTCTTCTTGGCTGAGGCCTTTGTCGTCCATCAATTGGATCGACGTTTTGCCGTGTGGTTGTTGTCGTTACCATTGGTGAATGCTAAACCCGGCCGTCTTTTCCTGGCCATGGGCCTGGCCACCGCGTTGTTATCCATGTGGATTAGTAACACGGCTGCCGTAGCTATAATGGTGCCAATGGCATTGGGGATTCTTTCCACTCTTCGACACGACCCCCTTCCCACACCTTATGAATCCGGGGTGATGCTTTTGTTAGCCTATGGAGCGGCGGCCGGAGGAATCGCCACGATGATCGGTACACCCCCGAATCTGATCGGTGTCGGGTTACTCTCACAACAAGCCGGAATAAGCTTGTCGTTTTTTGAATGGTTTTCGATTGGCTTCCCCTTAACCTGTGTGATGTTTCTCTTAATCTATATTGTCTTGACTTGGCTTCATCCACCACCAAGAGAATTCCCTGCCCTTTCTGGGAGAATTCACGCATTGACCCAAGAACAAGGAGCCTGGACCTCAGGTCAAAGAAATACTTGTTTGGCTCTGGGCTTGGCTGTTGGAGGCTGGATTGTTCCGGGTCTTTTAGCCATAGTGTTAGGCAGGGATGCCGAGCTCGTCATATGGCTCAATGCCCGCTTTCCCAAAGAATTGGTTCCCATTTTCGCATCAGGCCTACTCTTTATCCTGCCTGTGAACTTTAAAGCCGCTGAATTTACCCTGACCTGGGCTCAGGCCAAGAATATCAATTGGGGTACCATTCTGTTATTTGGCGGAGGGTTAGCCTTCGGCCATTTGATGGTGAAAACCGGCTTGGCTAACATCATCGGGCAGGAGCTGGTGACGGTCTTTGGTGGCCAAACCCTGTGGAACTTAACCGCAGTCGCCATCGGGGCCGCCTTGATATTAACGGAGATTGCCTCCAACACGGCCTCAGCGAGTATGCTTGTGCCCGTGGTTATTGCCATTGCCGAGGCAGCGGGTGTTTCGCCGATTCCCCCGACATTGGGAGTATGCTTGGCCGCCAGTTTGGCTTTTGTCTTGCCAGTCTCCACCCCGCCCAATGCTATTGTCTATGGGACGGGGTTGGTGCCGATTCAGCACATGCTGCGAGCAGGGCTCTTGTTGGATATTATGGGTGCAATACTGATTTGGACGACATTGTGGCTGCTCTGCCCACTACTGGGGTTAGCATGA
- a CDS encoding glycosyltransferase family 2 protein, which yields MSSLLEIKKNLKVIAVLPAYNAEHTLEQTVKEIPRDWVDEILLVDDASQDKTWEVAQQLGVATVRHNENRGYGGNQKTCYAEALKRDADIVVMVHPDYQYDPALIPRLLEPLLRLECDAAFGSRMLGGQFIEGGMPLWKFYGNVMLTALENMVLHVFLSEFHSGFRAYSKRYLQSVNLHANSDDFVFDTEIIVQGIDLGLKIREVPITTRYFDSSSQISFWKSVRYALSIVGVLIRYLLHKRGLRPSRLFTASGSVAE from the coding sequence ATGAGCTCTCTTCTTGAGATCAAAAAGAATTTGAAGGTGATTGCGGTGTTGCCTGCCTACAATGCCGAACACACCTTGGAACAAACGGTGAAGGAAATTCCTCGGGATTGGGTCGATGAGATTCTACTAGTGGATGATGCGAGCCAAGACAAGACCTGGGAAGTTGCCCAACAACTGGGGGTGGCCACCGTTCGGCACAATGAGAATCGAGGATATGGAGGCAATCAAAAAACTTGTTATGCCGAGGCGCTCAAGCGAGATGCGGATATCGTCGTAATGGTACACCCGGATTACCAATATGACCCTGCCTTAATTCCACGTCTCCTGGAACCTTTGCTACGGCTGGAATGTGATGCAGCCTTTGGGTCTCGAATGCTCGGGGGCCAATTTATCGAAGGCGGCATGCCGCTTTGGAAATTCTATGGCAATGTCATGTTGACCGCTTTAGAAAATATGGTGCTCCATGTGTTTCTTTCCGAATTCCATTCAGGGTTCCGGGCCTACTCCAAACGATACTTGCAAAGCGTGAATCTGCATGCGAATTCAGATGACTTCGTGTTTGATACGGAGATCATTGTGCAAGGGATCGATTTGGGATTAAAAATCCGCGAAGTGCCAATTACTACGAGATATTTCGATTCTTCGTCACAAATTTCTTTTTGGAAAAGTGTACGCTATGCCCTCTCGATCGTGGGGGTCCTCATACGATACCTACTCCACAAACGAGGACTGAGGCCGAGCCGATTATTTACCGCCTCCGGTTCGGTTGCTGAATAG
- a CDS encoding ATP-binding protein: MAKSLTTDEIQTILESGKFNNLIGATEDELLECKKSPYQLDQEDQKLELAKDVSALANVRGGYIIIGARTEKTLAQLIADEVTEVHPFPQNLVDIERYFNVLKSFVYPRLEDIKIKWFVSAQNPGKGIVSIYIPKQPQVLWPFLITKNIEEIGKNRRIVFGYAERRRANAEPKSVEELHTMIRDGSLFGPINQKLDILQENVEMMSTGITVPLSKTQPHHFLEGRVGLVLSELELPTTNPFYVLGVVPHKSLDIPDLFKGAETNVVKLLHDPPSLRSRGFDLSCYETDRIIAGERRRVMIKKYKSLNLWRDGMLIFASEGDNFLCWGSKPGRLRINPLALVESLYLFSKLANLVYKEGKLPPQVVVFHLEIRNMTINEFPVGLVPGPLGSFKSIFGADIHDAPESSKKINLEWNEEITPGVVAYRLARELYVWFGISEDHIPYTELSGTDKVISENKIIEMNRNPI, translated from the coding sequence ATGGCTAAATCACTGACGACTGATGAAATTCAGACCATCCTCGAAAGTGGCAAGTTTAATAATCTAATCGGGGCAACTGAAGATGAATTGCTAGAGTGCAAGAAGTCCCCTTATCAACTCGATCAAGAAGACCAAAAATTGGAACTAGCAAAAGATGTTTCCGCGCTAGCCAATGTGCGAGGAGGGTATATTATTATTGGCGCACGCACAGAGAAAACCCTCGCACAATTGATTGCAGATGAAGTTACAGAAGTGCACCCCTTCCCTCAGAATCTTGTTGATATAGAACGTTACTTCAACGTGCTAAAAAGCTTTGTTTACCCAAGGCTTGAAGATATTAAAATAAAATGGTTTGTCTCTGCCCAGAATCCAGGTAAAGGAATTGTTTCGATTTATATACCAAAGCAACCACAAGTTCTCTGGCCTTTCCTGATCACTAAGAATATAGAAGAAATCGGTAAAAATAGGCGGATTGTATTTGGGTATGCCGAGCGACGAAGGGCAAACGCGGAGCCCAAGTCTGTAGAAGAACTACACACAATGATTAGAGATGGTTCGCTTTTCGGGCCCATAAATCAAAAATTAGATATTCTTCAAGAAAATGTCGAAATGATGAGCACGGGCATCACAGTCCCACTGTCGAAAACGCAGCCACATCATTTTCTTGAAGGTCGCGTTGGGCTAGTGTTGAGCGAACTCGAATTGCCAACGACTAACCCATTCTATGTATTAGGAGTAGTACCTCACAAATCACTAGATATTCCAGATCTATTTAAAGGTGCTGAAACTAATGTGGTAAAACTACTACATGACCCGCCTTCTCTCAGGTCACGGGGCTTTGATCTTTCTTGTTATGAAACGGATAGAATTATTGCAGGAGAACGTCGTCGGGTAATGATAAAGAAGTATAAGTCTCTTAATTTGTGGCGAGACGGAATGCTTATTTTTGCTTCGGAAGGAGATAATTTTCTCTGTTGGGGTAGCAAACCAGGTCGTCTACGTATCAACCCATTGGCTCTTGTAGAATCCTTATACCTTTTTAGTAAATTAGCCAACTTGGTTTATAAGGAAGGAAAGCTGCCTCCACAGGTGGTGGTCTTTCATTTAGAAATACGAAATATGACCATCAATGAATTTCCAGTTGGCCTGGTTCCTGGCCCCTTGGGATCCTTTAAATCGATATTTGGAGCAGACATACATGATGCGCCAGAATCCTCTAAGAAAATTAACCTTGAATGGAATGAAGAGATAACCCCTGGAGTTGTCGCTTACCGGTTGGCTAGAGAACTCTATGTGTGGTTTGGGATCTCTGAGGATCATATCCCCTACACTGAGCTTTCTGGTACTGACAAGGTGATTAGTGAGAACAAAATAATCGAAATGAACAGGAATCCAATCTGA
- a CDS encoding zinc-dependent alcohol dehydrogenase family protein, with protein sequence MNAMILKQDADVGTGPLQLREMPIPQPGPGQVRVKISVCGICRTDLHVVEGELPMSTRPIIPGHQTVGVVDKIGVGVTTLQEGDRVGIAWLQGTCEDCEYCQSGRENLCYRPTFSGYHVHGGFAEYALVSEKFAYPIPSAFSDEEAAPLLCAGIIGYRALHRSNIQPGQRLGLYGFGASAHITIQIARHWGCSVYVFSHREEHRELGRQLGAVWVGNSTDSPPEKLHSAIIFAPVGDLVPPALQAVGRGGTVAVAGIHMSAIPSLDYARDLFQERTLQSVTANTRQDGLDFFRVAAEIPIRTHTQAFPLEKANLALQELKAGNITGAGVLRIH encoded by the coding sequence ATGAACGCCATGATTTTGAAGCAGGATGCCGATGTAGGCACGGGTCCGTTGCAACTTCGGGAAATGCCTATCCCCCAACCAGGGCCGGGCCAGGTTCGGGTCAAAATTTCTGTGTGTGGGATTTGTCGGACGGATCTTCATGTGGTGGAGGGGGAGTTGCCTATGTCGACGCGTCCCATTATTCCGGGGCATCAAACGGTTGGCGTGGTGGATAAAATTGGAGTAGGGGTGACCACCCTTCAAGAAGGTGATCGAGTTGGCATTGCCTGGCTTCAAGGAACGTGTGAAGACTGTGAGTATTGCCAGAGTGGGCGAGAGAACCTGTGCTACCGTCCGACGTTCTCTGGCTACCATGTGCATGGCGGTTTCGCCGAATATGCCTTGGTGTCGGAGAAGTTTGCCTATCCCATTCCCTCGGCTTTTTCGGATGAGGAAGCGGCTCCACTTTTATGCGCGGGGATTATTGGGTATCGGGCATTGCACCGCAGCAACATCCAGCCAGGCCAACGTTTGGGGTTGTATGGATTTGGGGCTTCGGCGCATATCACCATTCAAATTGCGCGGCATTGGGGATGCTCGGTCTATGTATTTTCGCATCGAGAGGAACACCGTGAACTGGGGCGGCAATTGGGGGCAGTATGGGTGGGCAACTCAACTGACTCCCCACCAGAAAAATTACACAGCGCGATTATTTTCGCCCCGGTCGGCGACTTGGTTCCTCCGGCACTGCAGGCTGTAGGTCGAGGAGGAACCGTGGCGGTCGCCGGCATCCACATGTCGGCGATTCCTTCGCTGGATTATGCGCGGGATTTATTTCAGGAGCGTACCTTACAAAGTGTGACGGCGAACACGCGGCAGGATGGACTCGATTTTTTTCGAGTGGCAGCAGAGATTCCCATCCGCACACATACGCAGGCCTTCCCTCTGGAAAAGGCCAACCTCGCGCTTCAAGAACTTAAAGCCGGCAACATCACTGGGGCCGGAGTCTTGCGAATCCACTGA